A window of the Candidatus Krumholzibacteriia bacterium genome harbors these coding sequences:
- a CDS encoding C25 family cysteine peptidase yields MSRHSWRDRAGTVAFLLVLPVAVSAQDWRVVSEAVDGSLLRLEVRLPPPLRLEQDLDGVPFTSFHVPDASAAGSPGAPDLPVLSRLLALPPGGEASLQVLEVEADDEEDVRILPRAFEGVSYGEGGSPEKPSTGMAETWLAYDAAAYVKDGPRTQPATLGPSGMLRHQRVARLEVWPILYDPHTRHLRIVRRLVLEVRFRGARAVDPQAALAFQLTPRPWQQIYDAVLLNDRSARRWLQAPRRAERLGKPLASGMLRPGLLNEEQWKIRAGSTGPLRVPAAVLLDAGFPDGTPIDRLRLVLQRFDPAAPLEPRILEIPLQMEDDGDGLFRLGDSFVFYAEHPRDDATAGEHAANYSATNVYWLSVTLTGIPARMPVRTPLPLPPPGPAQFAQEIVIEEDRVLNLWFFGDDAEMYFLLDQAAVPSEALWRTNAPGRAAGSDLQICLDTQQDWLQRYFSVSAQFQSGTRVALGSSTGIIPPGQPPVPVITLCGTVPAAQVEPGDFTVVVTPLVPPGPPDGFQDKSPFVDRIVLRYQADYLASGDRLRCTSGGAAGPTAFSIAGFSGQPLLALDVTDPKAPAWFDLTGALAGNTLTLTDDVPAGSTRVYQVAPRAGIPMLAATDVEHDTPDPILDELDPNSAVSYDALVVAHDSFADDPKLLEWKAFRESQGVRIRIVRTSDAYDAFNGGLAHYDGIYQLIHAAYQNWGIAYVLLVGDGSEDAIRVRPTSGPNLVPDRQRYFLVTASGGGGNEYRNDLYERHYAKMDGEGDSFPDLLLGRWPASDAQDLHNIVDKTLLYERPAAGDDGKWRKRVVLFSDDEWIRRNRPPTPGLAHIRGCEEWEFFRSIRRCCGTVNNAFPGDLHCVPFYLNEFSNKLAEPPWNTPEHTAWPIDALPYPGYPQPCESNPNYTGKHVGSNEFQFYINPTGTALTDSIGEGALFFALQSHAN; encoded by the coding sequence ATGTCGAGACATAGCTGGCGGGATCGTGCCGGGACTGTGGCGTTCCTGCTCGTCCTGCCGGTCGCCGTTTCCGCACAGGATTGGCGCGTGGTCTCCGAAGCCGTGGACGGCTCGCTACTCCGCCTGGAAGTACGGCTGCCGCCGCCGCTCCGGCTCGAGCAGGACCTCGACGGCGTCCCCTTCACGAGCTTCCATGTACCCGACGCCAGTGCCGCCGGCTCCCCCGGTGCCCCCGACCTCCCGGTCCTGTCGCGCTTGCTGGCATTGCCCCCTGGAGGCGAGGCGTCGCTGCAAGTTCTCGAGGTGGAAGCGGACGACGAAGAGGACGTGCGCATCCTGCCGCGCGCCTTCGAGGGCGTCTCCTATGGCGAAGGCGGGTCGCCGGAAAAGCCGAGCACGGGAATGGCGGAGACGTGGTTGGCCTACGATGCAGCGGCTTACGTCAAGGATGGGCCGAGAACGCAGCCGGCAACGCTCGGTCCGAGCGGGATGCTGCGCCACCAGCGGGTGGCGCGTCTCGAAGTGTGGCCGATTCTCTACGATCCGCACACACGCCATCTCCGTATCGTGCGCCGGCTCGTGCTCGAGGTGCGTTTCCGCGGCGCGCGCGCCGTCGACCCCCAGGCCGCCCTCGCCTTCCAGCTCACGCCGCGCCCATGGCAGCAGATCTATGATGCCGTCCTGCTGAACGACCGGAGCGCCCGTCGCTGGCTGCAAGCGCCGCGACGGGCCGAACGACTGGGCAAACCGCTGGCGAGCGGCATGCTGCGGCCGGGGCTTCTCAACGAGGAGCAATGGAAGATCCGCGCCGGGAGCACCGGGCCGCTCCGCGTCCCGGCGGCGGTGCTCCTCGACGCCGGTTTTCCGGACGGCACGCCGATCGACCGGCTCCGCCTGGTGCTCCAGCGCTTCGATCCGGCGGCACCCCTCGAGCCTCGCATTCTGGAGATTCCGCTGCAGATGGAGGATGACGGCGACGGCCTCTTCCGCCTCGGCGACAGCTTCGTTTTCTATGCCGAGCATCCGCGTGACGACGCCACCGCAGGGGAGCACGCGGCGAACTATTCCGCCACCAACGTCTACTGGCTCTCCGTGACCCTGACCGGCATACCGGCACGCATGCCGGTGCGGACTCCGCTCCCGTTGCCCCCACCGGGGCCGGCGCAGTTCGCCCAGGAGATCGTCATCGAAGAGGACCGGGTGCTGAACCTGTGGTTTTTCGGTGACGACGCAGAGATGTATTTCCTCCTCGACCAAGCTGCCGTCCCCTCGGAGGCCTTGTGGAGAACGAATGCACCAGGCCGCGCCGCCGGGTCGGACCTGCAGATCTGCCTCGACACCCAGCAGGACTGGCTGCAGCGTTACTTCTCCGTGTCGGCGCAATTCCAGAGCGGCACGCGTGTCGCTCTCGGGAGCTCCACGGGCATCATCCCGCCGGGCCAACCGCCGGTGCCGGTGATCACCCTCTGCGGCACCGTTCCAGCCGCACAGGTCGAGCCCGGCGACTTCACCGTCGTCGTGACGCCGCTCGTGCCCCCTGGACCGCCCGATGGATTCCAGGACAAATCGCCCTTCGTCGACCGGATCGTGCTCCGCTACCAGGCCGATTACCTCGCCAGCGGGGATCGCCTGCGCTGCACGAGCGGCGGGGCCGCCGGGCCCACGGCCTTCAGCATCGCTGGGTTCAGCGGCCAGCCTCTTCTTGCCCTCGACGTCACCGACCCCAAGGCTCCGGCCTGGTTCGATCTCACCGGTGCGCTCGCGGGCAACACGCTCACCCTCACCGACGACGTGCCTGCCGGTTCGACCAGGGTTTATCAGGTGGCGCCGCGGGCCGGCATTCCCATGCTGGCGGCAACCGACGTGGAGCACGACACGCCGGATCCGATCCTCGACGAGCTGGATCCGAACTCCGCGGTTTCCTACGACGCCCTGGTGGTGGCTCACGACAGCTTCGCCGACGACCCGAAGCTCCTGGAGTGGAAAGCCTTTCGCGAGTCCCAGGGGGTGCGCATCCGAATCGTGCGGACGAGCGACGCCTACGACGCCTTCAACGGCGGCCTCGCGCACTACGACGGGATCTACCAGCTGATCCATGCCGCTTACCAGAACTGGGGCATCGCCTACGTGCTCCTCGTCGGCGACGGCAGCGAGGATGCCATCCGCGTCCGGCCCACGAGCGGCCCGAACCTGGTGCCGGACCGGCAACGCTATTTCCTCGTCACCGCCTCGGGCGGCGGCGGCAACGAGTACCGCAACGACCTCTATGAGCGCCACTACGCCAAGATGGACGGGGAGGGCGACTCTTTCCCCGATCTCCTCCTCGGCCGCTGGCCGGCGAGCGATGCGCAGGACCTACACAACATCGTGGACAAGACGCTTCTCTACGAGAGGCCAGCCGCTGGCGACGACGGCAAGTGGCGCAAGCGGGTGGTGCTCTTCTCCGACGACGAGTGGATACGGCGGAACCGGCCGCCCACCCCGGGGCTCGCGCACATCCGCGGCTGCGAGGAGTGGGAGTTCTTCCGCAGCATCCGGCGCTGCTGTGGGACGGTGAACAACGCTTTCCCCGGAGATCTGCACTGTGTGCCCTTCTACCTGAACGAGTTCAGCAACAAGCTGGCGGAGCCGCCGTGGAATACTCCGGAGCACACCGCCTGGCCCATCGACGCTCTGCCCTATCCTGGCTACCCCCAACCCTGCGAGAGCAATCCGAATTACACCGGCAAGCACGTCGGTTCGAACGAGTTTCAGTTCTACATCAACCCCACCGGCACGGCGCTCACCGACTCCATCGGCGAAGGAGCGCTCTTCTTCGCCCTGCAGTCCCATGCCAAC
- a CDS encoding GTPase, which yields MPRRTLIMGAAGKDFHVFNTLYRGRAEERVECFTATQIPGIDTRRYPASLAGPGYPEGIPIEPEARLEALIRHHRIEEVVFAYSDVSYEYVEERRRRVEAAGARFHTPDPRALMLETTRPVVAVCAVRTGCGKSQTSRRVLQVLRDLGKRVVVVRHPMPYGDLEAQRLQRFASIADLEAQQCTIEEMEEYEPHLRNGAVVYAGVDYAAILAAAAAEADVLVWDGGNNDTPFFRPTLHITLVDPHRPGHEVSYYPGRENLELAHVILFNKMDSAPAGNVERIEANIQRVNPRATRLYARSPIGVDHPEWIRGRRVVVIEDGPTLTHGGMKYGAGILAAQAHGAQPVDPRPYLVGSLADTFRHYPEIGRLIPAMGYGDGQIRDLEATINRVDCDAVIVATPIDLRRIVRLEKPSVRVTYELDDNGSEPTLAQVLRSALNA from the coding sequence ATGCCCCGACGCACGCTCATCATGGGCGCCGCCGGCAAGGACTTCCACGTCTTCAACACGCTCTACCGCGGGCGGGCGGAAGAGCGCGTGGAGTGCTTCACGGCGACGCAGATCCCCGGCATCGACACACGGCGCTATCCGGCGTCGCTGGCTGGGCCTGGCTATCCCGAGGGCATCCCCATCGAGCCGGAAGCCCGGCTCGAGGCTCTCATTCGCCACCATCGCATCGAGGAAGTCGTCTTCGCTTACAGCGATGTCTCCTACGAGTACGTCGAGGAGCGCCGCCGCCGCGTCGAGGCAGCTGGCGCGCGCTTCCACACTCCCGATCCGCGCGCCCTCATGCTGGAGACGACCCGCCCGGTGGTGGCGGTGTGCGCCGTCCGCACCGGCTGCGGCAAGAGTCAGACGAGCCGGCGGGTCCTGCAGGTGCTGCGCGACCTCGGCAAGCGCGTCGTCGTCGTTCGCCATCCGATGCCTTACGGCGACCTGGAGGCGCAGCGCCTGCAACGCTTCGCCTCCATCGCCGATCTCGAGGCGCAGCAGTGCACGATCGAGGAGATGGAGGAGTACGAGCCGCACCTGCGCAACGGCGCCGTCGTCTACGCCGGAGTGGACTACGCCGCCATCCTCGCCGCCGCAGCGGCGGAGGCGGATGTCCTGGTCTGGGACGGGGGCAACAACGACACGCCCTTCTTCCGGCCGACACTGCACATCACTCTGGTGGATCCGCATCGTCCGGGACACGAGGTTTCCTACTATCCCGGGCGGGAGAATCTCGAGCTCGCCCACGTGATCCTCTTCAACAAGATGGACTCGGCGCCCGCGGGCAACGTGGAGCGCATCGAGGCCAACATCCAGCGCGTGAATCCGCGGGCGACGCGCCTCTACGCCCGCAGCCCCATCGGCGTCGACCACCCCGAGTGGATCCGCGGCCGCCGGGTGGTCGTCATCGAGGATGGCCCCACGCTCACCCACGGCGGCATGAAGTACGGAGCCGGCATCTTGGCGGCCCAAGCGCACGGCGCCCAACCCGTCGATCCCCGCCCCTACCTGGTCGGCTCCCTCGCCGACACCTTCCGTCACTACCCCGAGATCGGCCGGCTCATCCCGGCCATGGGTTACGGCGACGGCCAGATCCGCGATCTGGAGGCGACGATCAATCGGGTGGATTGCGACGCCGTCATCGTGGCGACGCCCATCGACCTGCGCCGTATCGTGCGCCTCGAGAAACCCAGCGTCCGCGTCACCTACGAGCTCGACGACAACGGCTCGGAGCCGACGCTGGCGCAGGTGCTCCGCTCCGCCCTCAACGCATGA
- the argF gene encoding ornithine carbamoyltransferase, which translates to MSLRGRSFISMHDFDAEEIATMLRVATRLKDELRAGKEHRLLRGRTLGMIFQKNSTRTRVSFEVGMGQLGGQALFLSSQDLQLNRGETIADTARVLGRYLDGIMARTYAHADVEDLARYSGVPVINGLSDLLHPCQGLADLMTIQEKKGRLAGIKLAYMGDSNNVTHSLLQAGALMGMQVRVGSPAGYQPRPDILAQAHALAARSGAEIRVVEDPVAAVRGADVIYTDTWASMGQEAEHDQRVRLFRPYQVDAALMAQAAPDALFMHCLPAHRGEEVTDQVMDGPHSVIFDQAENRLHAQKAILALIMR; encoded by the coding sequence GTGTCTCTGCGAGGCCGCAGTTTCATCTCCATGCACGATTTCGACGCGGAAGAGATCGCCACCATGCTCCGCGTCGCCACCCGTTTGAAGGACGAGCTCCGCGCCGGCAAGGAGCATCGCCTGCTCCGCGGCCGCACCCTCGGGATGATCTTCCAGAAGAACTCGACGCGTACCCGGGTGTCCTTCGAAGTAGGCATGGGCCAGCTGGGGGGACAGGCGCTCTTCCTTTCCAGCCAAGATTTGCAGCTCAACCGCGGCGAGACCATCGCGGACACGGCGCGCGTGCTCGGGCGCTACCTGGACGGCATCATGGCCCGGACCTATGCACACGCCGATGTCGAGGACCTGGCGCGCTACAGCGGCGTGCCCGTGATCAACGGCCTCTCGGATTTGCTGCATCCGTGCCAGGGGCTGGCGGATCTCATGACCATCCAGGAGAAGAAAGGACGTCTCGCCGGCATCAAGCTCGCCTACATGGGGGATTCGAACAACGTCACCCACTCGCTGCTGCAGGCGGGGGCTCTCATGGGCATGCAGGTGCGCGTCGGCTCGCCGGCCGGCTACCAGCCGCGGCCCGACATCCTGGCGCAAGCCCACGCGCTCGCGGCGCGAAGCGGCGCCGAGATCCGCGTCGTCGAAGATCCCGTGGCCGCGGTGCGCGGCGCCGACGTGATCTACACCGACACCTGGGCGAGCATGGGGCAGGAAGCGGAGCACGACCAACGAGTTCGGCTCTTCCGGCCGTACCAGGTGGACGCGGCACTCATGGCGCAGGCGGCGCCGGACGCCCTCTTCATGCACTGCCTGCCGGCGCACCGCGGCGAGGAAGTGACCGACCAGGTCATGGACGGGCCGCACTCGGTGATCTTCGATCAGGCGGAGAACCGGCTGCACGCGCAGAAGGCGATTCTGGCGCTGATCATGCGTTGA
- a CDS encoding metallophosphoesterase has product DLHLGFAVDKPMDRFGPEWVGHAEKLAARWRERVRDTDTVLVCGDTSWAMRLDEARPDLEFVGALPGRKILLKGNHDYWWGSLRKLRQALPPSIVPLQKDCIAVEGWQVCGSRGWLLPSPETTPEDAGIFARELGRLRLSLQAARGEGPRLAMLHYPPYAVATGSSPVLDLLLEFGVRLCVYGHLHAVPPGSYPEGMHRGIEFHCVSLDLVDFAPRCLVTGGAVASPRSRE; this is encoded by the coding sequence GATCTGCACCTCGGCTTCGCAGTCGACAAGCCCATGGATCGCTTCGGCCCCGAATGGGTGGGCCACGCGGAAAAGCTCGCCGCCCGCTGGCGGGAGCGCGTCCGCGACACCGACACCGTCCTCGTCTGTGGCGATACCTCTTGGGCCATGCGTCTCGACGAGGCGCGGCCCGATCTCGAGTTCGTCGGTGCTCTTCCGGGCCGCAAGATCCTGCTCAAAGGCAACCACGATTACTGGTGGGGGAGCCTGAGGAAGCTGCGCCAAGCGCTTCCTCCCAGCATCGTGCCCCTGCAGAAGGACTGCATCGCCGTCGAGGGCTGGCAAGTCTGCGGCAGTCGTGGCTGGCTCTTGCCGAGCCCCGAGACCACGCCGGAAGACGCCGGCATTTTCGCCCGCGAGCTCGGCCGCCTGCGGCTGTCTCTGCAGGCGGCACGCGGGGAAGGTCCACGGCTCGCCATGCTGCACTACCCGCCGTACGCGGTCGCCACCGGCAGCTCGCCGGTTCTCGATCTGCTCCTGGAGTTCGGCGTGCGTCTCTGCGTCTACGGTCACCTGCATGCGGTGCCGCCGGGCAGCTATCCCGAGGGCATGCATCGTGGGATCGAGTTCCACTGCGTCTCCCTCGATCTCGTCGACTTCGCGCCGCGTTGCCTGGTGACGGGCGGTGCCGTTGCCAGCCCCAGGAGCAGGGAGTAG